From Pangasianodon hypophthalmus isolate fPanHyp1 chromosome 30, fPanHyp1.pri, whole genome shotgun sequence, a single genomic window includes:
- the LOC128317851 gene encoding tripartite motif-containing protein 16-like — MEIYCHTDQSSICYMCTMDEHKAHNIISGVSERTEKQHELEEEQMKSQQRIQEKQKKVQELKQAVNTIKLSAQTAVEDSERIFTELISSMEKKRSEVTELIRAQEKAELSRAERLLEQLEQEIADLQRRVTELEQLSHTHDHIHFLQSFQSVSSGHKDSSSIHVNPCLSFDGVRKYLSDLKKRLEEFCTEELKISPHDSAVQMMSPSEPKSRQDFLKYFCSLTLDPNTVNQHLILSDNNRVLRHSWRDQEYSDHPERFDYHWQVLCEESMLGRHYWEVEWMRDDDVEISVSYREICRKGWRDECKFGRNDRSWCLRCSSTSLCFYHNNIQTEIQGPSSSRIGVYVDHSAGTLSFYSVSDTMKLLHRVHTTFTQPLYAGFGIYLLDDDITVRLCDP, encoded by the exons ATGGAGATCTACTGTCATACTGACCAAAGCTCCATCTGTTATATGTGTACGATGGATGAACACAAAGCTCACAACATCATCTCAGGTGTGTCAGAAAGAACcgagaaacag cATGAGCTAGaggaggagcagatgaaatcccagcagagaatccaggagaagcagaagaaggtgcaggagctgaaacaggctgtgaacactataaag ctgagtgcacagacagcagtggaggacagtgagaggatctttactgagctgattagctccatggagaaaaagcgctcggaggtgacggagctgatcagagctcaggagaaggctgaactgagtcgagctgaacgactcctggagcaactggagcaggagattgctgatcttcagaggagagtcactgagctggagcagctttcacacacacacgatcacatccatttcctccag AGTTTCCAGTCTGTCTCTTCTGGACATAAGGACTCATCAAGCATCCACGTTAATCCATGTCTCTCATTCGACGGTGTGAGGAAGTATCTCTCAGACCTGAAAAAGCGACTGGAGGAATTCTGCACTGAGGAATTGAAAATCTCTCCACATG ATTCTGCAGTTCAGATGATGTCACCCTCAGAGCCAAAGAGCAGGCAAGATTTTTTGAaat atttctgttctctgACTCTGGACCCCAACACAGTAAATCAGCACCTCATTCTGAGTGACAACAACAGAGTGCTGAGACACAGCTGGAGAGACCAGGAGTACTCTGATCATCCGGAGCGGTTTGACTACCACTGGCAGGTGTTGTGTGAGGAGAGTATGCTTGGACGCcattactgggaggtggagtggatGCGAGATGACGATGTGGAAATATCCGTCTCGTACAGAGAGATCTGCAGGAAAGGATGGCGCGACGAGTGCAAGTTTGGACGCAACGATCGGTCCTGGTGTCTGCGCTGTTCTTCCacgtctctctgtttctatcacaACAACATTCAGACCGAGATCCAAGGgccatcatcctccagaataggagtgtatgtggatcacagtgcaggaactctgtccttctacagcgtctctgacacgatgaagctcctccacagagtccacaccacattcactcagcctctatacgcTGGGTTTGGGATCTACTTGTTAGATGACGATATAACTGTGAGGTTGTGTGATCCTTAG
- the LOC117596540 gene encoding tripartite motif-containing protein 16-like, protein ERLAASPAHCSTGPGDVECDFCTERKHKAVKSCLICLTSFCEPHLKAQHEVPALKRHKLEKATTQLQEKICSQHHKLLEIYCHTDQSSVCYLCTMDEHKAHNIISGVSERTEKQHELEEEQMKSQQRIQEKQKKVQELKQAVNIIKLSAQTAVEDSERIFTELISSMEKKRSEVTELIRAQEKAELSRAERLLEQLEQEIADLQRRVTELEQLSHTHDHIHFLQSFQSVSSGHKDSSSIHVNPRLSFDGVRKYLSDLKKRLEEFCTEELKISPHGSAVQMMSPSEPKSRQDFLKYFCSLTLDPNTVNQHLILSDNNRVLRHSWRDQEYSDHPERFDYHWQVLCEESMLGRHYWEVEWMRDDDVEISVSYREICRKGWRDECKFGRNDRSWCLRCSSTSLCFYHNNIQTEIQGPSSSRIGVYVDHSAGTLSFYSVSDTMKLLHRVHTTFTQPLYAGFGIYLLDDEITVRLCDP, encoded by the exons GAGAGAttagctgcttctcctgctcactgttccACTGGgcctggagatgtggagtgtgatttctgcactgagagaaaacacaaagccgtCAAGTCCTGTCTGATTTGTCTGACCTCCTTTTGTGAACCTCATCTGAAAGCTCAGCATGAAGTTCCAGCTTTGAAAAGGCACAAGCTGGAAAAAGCCACGACGCAGCTACAGGAGAAGATCTGCTCACAGCACCACAAGCTGCTGGAGATCTACTGTCATACTGACCAAAGCTCCGTCTGTTATTTGTGTACGATGGATGAACACAAAGCTCACAACATCATCTCAGGTGTGTCAGAAAGAACcgagaaacag cATGAGCTAGaggaggagcagatgaaatcccagcagagaatccaggagaagcagaagaaggtgcaggagctgaaacaggctgtgaacatTATAAAG ctcagtgcacagacagcagtggaggacagtgagaggatctttactgagctgatcagctccatggagaaaaagcgctctgaggtgacggagctgatcagagctcaggagaaggctgaactgagtcgagctgaacgactcctggagcaactggagcaggagattgctgatcttcagaggagagtcactgagctggagcagctttcacacacacatgatcacatccatttcctccag AGTTTCCAGTCTGTCTCTTCTGGACATAAGGACTCATCAAGCATCCACGTTAATCCACGTCTCTCATTCGACGGTGTGAGGAAGTATCTCTCAGACCTGAAAAAGCGACTGGAGGAATTCTGCACTGAGGAATTGAAAATCTCTCCACATG GTTCTGCAGTTCAGATGATGTCACCCTCAGAGCCAAAGAGCAGGCAAGATTTTTTGAaat atttctgttctctgACTCTGGACCCCAACACAGTAAATCAGCACCTCATTCTGAGTGACAACAACAGAGTGCTGAGACACAGCTGGAGAGACCAGGAGTACTCTGATCATCCGGAGCGGTTTGACTACCACTGGCAGGTGTTGTGTGAGGAGAGTATGCTTGGACGCcattactgggaggtggagtggatGCGAGATGACGATGTGGAAATATCCGTCTCGTACAGAGAGATCTGCAGGAAAGGATGGCGCGACGAGTGCAAGTTTGGACGCAACGATCGGTCCTGGTGTCTGCGCTGTTCTTCCacgtctctctgtttctatcacaACAACATTCAGACCGAGATCCAAGGgccatcatcctccagaataggagtgtatgtggatcacagtgcaggaactctgtccttctacagcgtctctgacacgatgaagctcctccacagagtccacaccacattcactcagcctctatacgcTGGGTTTGGGATCTACTTGTTAGATGACGAAATAACTGTGAGGTTGTGTGATCCTTag
- the LOC128317861 gene encoding tripartite motif-containing protein 16-like, with product MAEASISADQFSVDQFSCPVCLDLLKDPVTLPCGHSFCKVCINGCWDQEDQKGVYSCPQCRHTFTPRPVLRRNTMLTEVVEKLKKTELQAASPAHCYAGPGDVECDFCTGRKHKAIKSCLMCLTSFCETHLKPHLEISGLKKHTLIEASAKLQEKICSQHNKLIEIYCRTDQTCICYLCTMDNHKGHDTVTATAERAEKQSELKEEQRKFQQRIQEKQKKVQELKQAVNTIKLSAQTAVEDSEIIFTELISSMEKKRSEVTELIRAQEKTELSRAERLLEQLEQEIADLQRRVTELEQLSHTHDHIHFLQVLASGRQSPQHKRPDFHTSNITVHQHLSFDGVRNSLSDLKKRLKEFCEEEFNKIPPHAAAVQTISLPEPQSRKDFLKYFCYLTLDPNTVHRKLILSEKNRAVRCSVRKQQYSDHPERFDYWFQVLCKESVCGRCYWEVEWSGAGVSISVSYKDISRKGEGDECGFGGNNQSWSLWCSSSSSLSFWHNSIKTDLRVPSSSRIGVYVDHSAGTLSFYSISDTMKLLHRVHTTFTQPLYAGFGIYLFSTVRLCHPN from the exons ATGGCAGAAGCCAGTATTTCAGCAGATCAATTTTCAGTGGAccagttcagctgtccagtgtgtctggatctcctgaaggaTCCAGTGACTCTCCcctgtggtcacagtttctgtaaggtgtgtattaatggctgctgggatcaggaggatcagaagggcgtctacagctgtcctcagtgcagacacactttcactccaaggcctgttctacgCAGAAACACCATGCTGactgaagtggtggagaaactgaagaagactgaactccaagctgcttctcctgctcactgttacgctggacctggagatgtggagtgtgatttctgcaccgggagaaaacacaaagccatcaagtcctgtctgatgtGCTTGACttcattttgtgaaactcatctGAAACCTCATCTGGAAATTTCTGgtttaaagaaacacacattaatCGAAGCCTCAGCAAAActacaagagaagatctgctctcaacataacaagctgatcgagatctactgtcgtactgatcaaacctgcatctgttatttgtgtacGATGGATAATCACAAGGGACACGACACCGTCACAGCCACAGCAGAAAGAgctgagaaacag AGTGAGTTAAAAGAGGAGCAGAGAAAATTccagcagagaatccaggagaagcagaagaaggtgcaggagctgaaacaggctgtgaacactataaag ctgagtgcacagacagcagtggaggacagtgaaattatctttactgagctgatcagctccatggagaaaaagcgctcggaggtgacggagctgatcagagctcaggagaagactgaactgagtcgagctgaacgactcctggagcaactggagcaggagattgctgatcttcagaggagagtcactgagctggagcagctttcacacacacacgatcacatccatttcctccag GTTTTAGCTTCTGGACGTCAGTCTCCCCAACACAAAAGACCAGATTTTCACACATCCaacatcactgtccatcaacatctctcatttgatggagtgaggaattctctctcagatctgaagAAGAGACTCAAGGAATTCTGTGAGGAGGAATTCAACAAAATCCCTCCACATG ctgcagcagttcagaCCATTTCACTACCAGAGCCACAGAGCAGaaaagattttctgaaat atttctgttatctgactctggatcccaacACGGTACATCGTAAACTCATTctgtctgagaagaacagagcGGTGAGATGCAGTGTGAGAAAGCAGCagtactctgatcatccagagagatttgattACTGGTTtcaggtgttgtgtaaggagagtgtgtgtggacgctgttactgggaggtggagtggagcgGTGCTGGTGTGTCcatatcagtctcatataaagacatcagcaGGAAAGGAGAGGGTGATGAGTGTGGGTTTGGAGGCAACaatcagtcctggagtctgtggtgttcttcttcttcttctctctctttctggcaCAACAGCATTAAGACTGATCTCAGagttccatcatcctccagaataggagtgtatgtggatcacagtgcaggaactctgtccttctacagcatctctgacacgatgaagctcctccacagagttcacaccacattcactcagcctctatatGCTGGGTTTGGGATCTACTTGTTTTCTACTGTGAGACTGTGTCATCCAAattaa
- the LOC128317862 gene encoding E3 ubiquitin/ISG15 ligase TRIM25-like, translating to MAEASISADQFSVDQFSCPVCLDLLKDPVTIPCGHSFCKVCINGCWDQEDQKGVYSCPQCRDTFTPRPVLRRNNMLAEVVEKLKKTELQAASPAYCYAGPGDVECDFCTGRKHKAVKSCLMCLTSFCESHLKPHLDVPALKKHTLIEASAKLQEKICSQHNKLIEIYCCTDQTCICYLCMMDNHKGHDTVTAAAERAEKQNELKEEQMKSQQRIQEKQKKVQELKQAVNTIKLSAQTAVEDSERIFTELISYMEKKRSEATELIRAQEKAELSRAERLLEQLEQEIADLQRRVTELEQLSHTHDHIHFLQVLASGRQSPQRDRPNFHTSSITVHQHLSFDGVRNSLSDLKKRLEEFCEKEFNKIPPHAAAVQIISLPEPQSREDFLKYFCYLTLDPNTVHRKLILSEKNRAVRYSVKEQQYSDHPERFDYWRQVLCKESVCGHCYWEVERSSDDGVVDISVSYKDISRKGRGNECAFGLNNQSWSLWCSSSSSLCFYHNNIKAELGVPSSSRIGVYVDHSAGTLSFYSVSDTMKLLHRVHTTFTQPLYAGFGFDSFSTVRLCDPK from the exons ATGGCAGAAGCCAGTATTTCAGCAGATCAATTTTCAGTGGAtcagttcagctgtccagtgtgtctggaTCTCCTAAAGGATCCGGTGACTATCCcctgtggtcacagtttctgtaaggtgtgtattaatggctgctgggatcaggaggatcagaagggcgtctacagctgtcctcagtgcagagacactttcactccaaggcctgttctacgcagaaacaacatgctggctgaagtggtggagaaactgaagaagactgaacttcaagctgcttctcctgcttactgttacgctggacctggagatgtggagtgtgatttctgcaccgggagaaaacacaaagctgtcaagtcctgtctgatgtGTTTGACTTCATTTTGTGAAAGTCATCTGAAACCTCATCTAGACGTTCCTGctttgaaaaaacacacattaattgaagcctcagcaaaactacaagagaagatctgctctcaaCATAACAAGCTGATTGAGATCTACTGTTGTACTGATCAAACCTGcatctgttatttgtgtatGATGGATAATCACAAAGGTCACGACACTGTCACAGCCGCAGCAGAAAGAgctgagaaacag AATGAGTTAAAGGaagagcagatgaaatcccagcagagaatccaggagaagcagaagaaggtgcaggagctgaaacaggctgtgaacactataaag ctcagtgcacagacagcagtggaggacagtgagaggatctttactgagctgatcagctacatggagaaaaagcgctcggaggcgacggagctgatcagagctcaggagaaggctgaactgagtcgagctgaacgactcctggagcaactggagcaggagattgctgatcttcagaggagagtcactgagctggagcagctttcacacacacacgatcacatccatttcctccag GTTTTAGCTTCTGGACGTCAGTCTCCCCAAAGGGACAGACCAAACTTTCACACATCCAGCATCACTgtccatcaacatctctcatttgatggagtgaggaattctctctcagatctgaagAAGAGACTCGAGGAATTCTGTGAGAAGGAATTCAACAAAATCCCTCCACATG ctgcagcagttcagatCATTTCACTACCAGAGCCACAGagcagagaagattttctgaaat atttctgttatctgactctggatcccaacACAGTACATCGTAAACTCATTctgtctgagaagaacagagcGGTGAGATACAGTGTGAAAGAGCAGCagtactctgatcatccagagagatttgattACTGGCgtcaggtgttgtgtaaggagagtgtgtgtggacactgttactgggaggtggagaggagcagtgatgatggtgttgtggacatatcagtctcatataaagacatcagcaGGAAAGGACGGGGTAATGAGTGTGCGTTTGGACTCAACaatcagtcctggagtctgtggtgttcttcatcttcttctctctgtttctatcacaACAATATTAAGGCTGAGCTTGGagttccatcatcctccagaataggagtgtatgtggatcacagtgcaggaactctgtccttctacagcgtctctgacacgatgaagctcctccacagagtccacaccacattcactcagcctctatacgcTGGGTTTGGGTTCGACTCGTTTTCTACTGTGAGATTGTGTGAtccaaaataa